The Solenopsis invicta isolate M01_SB chromosome 3, UNIL_Sinv_3.0, whole genome shotgun sequence region CGTGTCGGTAAATCGTTTTGTCACAAGTCGATtgcagaagccgataattaaacaataatttttttaatttacttttgtttcttgtattaaattatagttttcggtttcgtattaaattatagtaatataaatatttgatgaaaatcattgaatatttatacaatcatatatgaaagaattttaatcaagttagaaatatttttcatttcacacTGTCCTTGATTGATATTTCATTGTAAAGTTATTAACCTGAAGATTACgtgtaaaaaatagtaattgcaacacaatactaaatatattactattttttatttttatgtacagaataaacaattttgtgTATTGTTTTTAgtgttgtttaaaaaaaacaaagttttaataaactataaatataatttattttcaagtcatctctctctttctctctatcatTACACGTGTGTTAAAGATAGAAAACAGCTTACTGGggaaaacttataattttttcaaataattaacgTTTACATAGATGtataaacaatgttttaaagtaataattattgacgtttgtgcaatatttcaaagtatgtatatatgttataaaaattattttcgatttcATTAAGAAAAggtaataaatgataaatttattagtataaGGTTCTCGATCAAAAACAAGATATACAATTTAATGAGAAgttaattaatatcatttattatatatttgtatataaacatatttattttaaacatattttagtaCATATTTATAGAGAACGTATGTGTATGCGTTTACattatgtaatacaaaaaaattaccaaaatgtttacattagataataaagtgtttacattatataataccaaaaatttaccaaaatgtttacattatataataccaaaaaattaccaaaatttaaaaagtgtagGCATTTTAGATCTATTCCTAATCAACTTTTATTCCTAAtccacaattaaaaaaagaatcaattttcaaatataacagTACAAATTGCtcttttatataagaatcagagcaacaaaaatttaaattaaatgacgtttgaaacaataagaaaattatgcTCTAATTTTACTCTGACACTCGAAcgtaataataaactttaaagcaatctaaaaatttgtatatttttggtaattttttgtgattttatgtgtgtgtgtgtgtgtgtgtgtgtgtgtgtgtgtgtgtgtgtgtgtgtgtgtgtgtgtgtgtgtgtgtgtgtgcgtgcgtgcgtgtgttagAATGTATAACTCGTCGCATTTATCGCCAATGTCCATGAGGTGCTGTAacaaaaactagaaaaaatttttttaaatatatgaacaaTATAATACcatatatgtattataggcaatgtaagttaatatatcttttaactaaattaaaattgacctaaaattgatttaattacgttaaaagttatatgaacaaaatctaattaatttaatttattaagaaatattaatgtaagaaaagccaaagttaaattacaagttatttttgaaaagcattttattcttattaaattagaaattagtaagtgtttaaaataatattatttaaaacaattataactttttaactagttactctAATCAAGCCTAATAATAGGAAATACTTACAACAGTTACACCCTGCATTGGGCGCAGCGGCGCATCCCGACGCTGTGATAAACTCTGGCGTTGCCGGCATGTGTCCCGGTGCGTGTCCTGTTGCATACCCCGGTGCTGCCGCGTATCCCGGTGCTGCCGCGTATCCCGGTACTGCCACGTACCCTGGTGCTGTTGCGTATCCTGGTGCTGTCGCGTATCCCGATGCTGCCACGTATCCCGGTACTGCCGCGTACCCTTGCATCACTGGGTAAATGGGTGCATTGCAAGGCTTTATATATGCCGACATTCCACGAccatattttagtttttttttctccttgttCACGGCTCTTCTGACAGCTTCCTTGAAgcgctgtaaaaaaattaaaattattatatgcacaacattatacagggtgtcccagaaagctcgcatcccattttaagagcggattctttggaaaattctaagaaaaaaatcctaatacaaaaatgttgagggtataatggttttcaaattattcacgattaaaatttacgaatcactgaactgacatttcgcgcgctcaggcatggtgacatgacaaaggtaccacaagggtacctctcgatattgagattgtcatataaatacgcagtaacatttatattaagaaattactactataggaaacatatttgtacattacatatgcacaattaatgttttcaacaaaatatcaattcaataacaagatgttacgatagccgttgggttagctgtcaaaataaattcattaccatgttcatatgataagaacttttatggtaacatatcgataatatcaataatttatttacatttttaactattaaaaatgtaaatcggtaatttaattgatataaacgcgataatgtcaaatagacctaatttgatatgtttgaattctactttattaacatattcaatctttttcatatcatcgcataaattatcgatgTTGGTGCTGTCAACCAAAATATGTGACGTCTGCGTCGATGCTATTGGTTGTGTCGGCGGTGCCGGCTGCGTCGGTGGTATCGGATGTGTCAGCGGTGCAAGCTGCGTCGGTGGTATTAGTTGTGTCGACAGTCTCTCTCTCGGTTTTGTCGGCGGTGCCGGTTCTACATGTAGCACCGATTGCGTCGATGATGCTGGTGGTTTCGGTAATATTGGTGGTGCCGGTGGTGCTGATGATGCTGATGTTGCCGATGTTGCCGATACTGCCGCTGCTGCCAATGTCACAGCAGTAAATCTTGAATTAGGTTTCATTAGAGACGCATAATCTATTGTTCTgccttaaataaaaatttgtttcaattaaaaatagttataattaaaaaacagtatcaacgaattaaagaaaagaaaaaaactgagaAAATGAGATGGAAACTAAAACGAAAGAGGATGAAccgaagaaaagagaaaaaaaataaaaaacgagaACAAATAAGATAAGATGAAAAGATAAAAGTTACAGCAAGAGGCGAATGGATTGcaggataaagaaaaaaaacaacaaaagtGAATGATACAAGATACGACAATGATAGCGTGAAAAGCGGAAAATAGCACGgaagagaaaaattgaaaaagagaatgCGCGAGGAGAAAGAATGAAAGAGACGCACGTAGCCAAGGAGAGAAGCAGGGCGCGAGAACGGAAATGATAGCGACCACGCGGAAAAGAATgcgggagagagaggggagagaaatTGAAAAGAAGAATGCACGAGAGAGCGCGAGGAGAAAGAACGAAAGAGACGCACGTAGCCAAGGAGAAAAGCAGGGCGCGAGAACGGAAATGACAGCGACCACGCGGAAAAGAACgcgggagagagaggggagagaaatTGAAAAGGAGAATGCACGAGAGAGCGCGAGGAGAAAGAACGAAAGAGACGCACGTAGCCAAGGAGAGAAGCAGGGCGCGAGAACGGAAATGATAGCGACCACGCGGAAAAGAACgcgggagagagaggggagaaaaattgaaaagaatgtAAATTATACAGAAGTAATATACTTACGTCTTCGTACAGTCCTTTCCATCCTGTTATCCTCCCGTGCGTCTGTAGCTGATCTCAAAATCACTCGCGTGGCCAGAAGAACAAGAATGATCCTGCCTAGTCTGCCTACAGCGAAGCCTGCGATGCGAGTTGGCAGCCAGCGGATGGGATGGCTGGCTGCATTCTCTCCAATCAGAGATAGGAAATGCTGCGAGCCATCTCCCCCATTGGCTGCGTGCTAGCTGTGAGATTCGAAACTCGCATCGCTGCGTCGCCGCGGCGCCGCCGCGGCACTGCCATTGCGCCGGGACTAGCGAACTCGGTTTTGTAAACAATGAAgagcacacacatacacatacacttTCACTATTGTGAACGACGCGATCTACGAAAATATGTGATGCTTCGTCGATCGTTTCACCAAACGGTCGAAATCGACGATGTGACTTTGCTATTTCCCTTTCTCTCAAACTGTTTCCTTCTCACTCGAACTTCTATGTTGAAGTgtctcctttttcttttatagaagAACAGTTTTATGATTTCGAATCTCTCTCAAAATTGCTGAAAACAGCGATGCGATCCGCTATtgactatttttctaaattttcaataaatctgtatcgttatacagggtgtcagataaAGTTCGCTCGTcttgtgggttgatagagcaagtcactCTGAATAGAAAAATCATTATGATTCGTTACACCTTTTCGGCTGATTTTCGGTTAAATTCAGCGTAGCGCTATTCCCCGCTCACCTCACCGGCCCTCTCCACCCCACTCCGCCCTCTCTTCGGACACGTGTCCGAGATGATAAAGCGGAAAGAATAGATCGAATCGAgttaaaaatacttatattttctgaggaattttaatttttttctgttttacattaaaaattaaaaatttttttgaattttaaataaaatgttatactataaaataattaatatatttattactaatacattattatatataaagaaatatacatatataacttacttatattattattgttatgaataacattaaagattaaaaaaaaatttttgcaattttcttcgAAACATGAAAGTTGTAACTAGTTTTGAGCATAGATAAATACGATTACATTTATACAATTGCATTTATAATGCAAAGACTCCCGAAATAAAACGTTATGCGCCTTATTTATGATTGGACACTTGATACCAATAGCTCGTATAAAATCGttataacattttcgttttatttatacCACGAGTTTTCAATATTCGtcgttaacaattttattaaatttatttcaagaaaaaaaaaattgtattacttaTCCTtgaatttctcaaaatatttcaacacGAAAAAATCGacatcataattataaaaatattttatttttaaaagctcGACAATTGTGAAAATCATACTCTGATTTTTTCCGGtttaaaaataacatgttaatagaaaaaatagtcgaatttattaattactattatagtgctctaattgtttttataatcaatatcaaCCTCAAACATGAAGATTCCAAGAATCCAGGTGATTCAATGTTGTTATATGCTACATTATATtgtaactaaaataatattgtgcatTTGCtctttattataacttttatttactttcttttatttaaaaatatttaattggagTTATAAACAATCATTCATTTATTCACAACATGTTATGTAATGATCAAtgtatatgttatttttttaaggaaattatCGACTCGATATTCTAAatgcttttattatataatattggcGCCTCAGAGAGTTCGTTTCGTTTGCAGTAGTAAAGTCAACGGGTTGTCCTGTGCGCTGATATAATCTACTGCGAGGACTGTTACATGTTTCCCGCGCAATAAAACAGCATCGACGCGAGAGTCACGAAATGAGTTAGTCCGTGTTGTAACTTGTCATAGTATCGTTGGCTAGTATTAGTGACAGTGAAGTGATCACGTGGAAAGTAGAAAAAGTGTGTGTGCTTTCGTGTCAACGAAAGGGGACGAGTTTATAACAACAGTAGTGTTTCACTTTTTCGAGACGAGATTTTGGTTGATCTCGATCTCGTCTCGGAAAAGTCTCGATAATCAAGTCTCAGTCTCGTCTCAATTAAGTTcggtctcgtctcgtctcggtCTCGGTCTCGTCACGTAATTTTGATGCGTCAAACGGTGCCAGTAGGAGGGCAGCTGAAGGAGCAAACTTTAATTTTTCACCCGCCAGAatgccatttttttatttgtttgtgtTATGTCCAATGAGGATGGGTTAAGATCCACACTGTGGTTTCGCGttatttgtattgtatattttttattttaattgttgttacaagtttgtaaatttgtaattgttatGATATGTAAGACTTTCATCTAACCGGCATTAGCACTTGTGATAACTGCGATCGTTTGTCTAAGGGTGTAACCACCCCGAGTTGACGCGCCCTGGCTTTGACCTTGCCTAGGCGTGAGATCATCCTGACTCGAGCTCcttaatttttgtgtatttaatcACGATTTTGCCTATGGACAGCTGTCCAAGAAAATGTTTGAGACCGACTACCTCGAGTCACGATGTATGATATGACAATTGTGTAAGGCTCGGACActactgtaacttttaacagAATAAGAGCAGGATGGCTTTCCGCTTATCTCATTTATAGTCGACTTTCTgagggtcaatcatgtaattttttcccTACGACAAAAACGTGaaaagcaaaaatttttctattatctttactggtaaaaattttcacttttcatgttTCTGCACTAAGGAAAAAGTTACATC contains the following coding sequences:
- the LOC113005302 gene encoding uncharacterized protein LOC113005302, with protein sequence MRAFWDTLYNVVHIIILIFLQRFKEAVRRAVNKEKKKLKYGRGMSAYIKPCNAPIYPVMQGYAAVPGYVAASGYATAPGYATAPGYVAVPGYAAAPGYAAAPGYATGHAPGHMPATPEFITASGCAAAPNAGCNCFFVTAPHGHWR